The following proteins are encoded in a genomic region of Acidimicrobiales bacterium:
- the dapB gene encoding 4-hydroxy-tetrahydrodipicolinate reductase — protein MRVAVFGAGGRMGSTVCRAVAEDPDLELVAAVDPHHRGIDLRQLVGPGVDGVQIAGDASALADAGAEVAVDFTEAAAARRNLGWCAVNRVHAVVGTTGLTGDDLRQLGDVFVDGVNCVVAPNFAIGAVLMMRFAEMAAPWFETAEIIELHHDAKVDAPSGTAMLTAERMAAASDDWAPDPTLDEVVAGARGGSVPAGIRVHSVRLRGLVAHQEVLLGTTGQTLTIRHDSFDRSSFMPGVLLAVKAVADRPGLTVGLDRLLGL, from the coding sequence GTGCGGGTCGCCGTGTTCGGCGCAGGGGGGCGGATGGGCTCCACCGTGTGCCGGGCGGTGGCCGAGGACCCGGACCTCGAGCTGGTCGCCGCCGTCGATCCCCATCACCGGGGCATCGACCTGCGCCAACTGGTCGGCCCAGGCGTCGACGGTGTGCAGATCGCCGGCGACGCGTCGGCGCTGGCCGACGCAGGCGCAGAGGTGGCGGTGGACTTCACCGAGGCGGCCGCCGCCCGGCGCAATCTGGGGTGGTGCGCGGTCAACAGGGTGCACGCCGTGGTGGGCACCACGGGCCTCACCGGCGACGACCTCCGCCAGCTCGGCGACGTCTTCGTGGACGGCGTCAACTGCGTGGTCGCGCCCAACTTCGCCATTGGAGCGGTGTTGATGATGCGCTTCGCCGAGATGGCGGCGCCCTGGTTCGAGACGGCGGAGATCATCGAGCTCCACCACGACGCCAAGGTCGACGCCCCGTCGGGCACCGCCATGCTCACCGCCGAGCGGATGGCGGCAGCGTCGGACGACTGGGCACCGGACCCGACGCTCGACGAGGTCGTGGCCGGCGCGCGAGGAGGAAGCGTGCCGGCGGGGATCCGTGTGCACTCCGTGCGCCTGCGTGGCCTGGTGGCCCACCAGGAGGTGCTGCTCGGCACCACCGGCCAGACCCTCACGATCCGGCACGACTCGTTCGACCGGTCGTCGTTCATGCCGGGTGTGCTGCTCGCCGTCAAGGCGGTGGCTGACCGGCCCGGTCTCACCGTCGGCCTCGACCGCCTCCTCGGCCTCTGA
- a CDS encoding ferritin-like domain-containing protein encodes MALSEDRGTVGDEVAELQAVMSVTNTDVSEALHAVRDNADAIFTWDYEKGARPKLERLYEKSKISMWNARTDLAWDTEVDQERVVADNNFAAQSLLGGNVDVTGTPLAAWGDAEWLQFGIESQNWTLSQFLHGEQGALVCTAKIVESVPWIDAKYYAATQVMDEARHVEVFARYLDEKLSGHYPINAHLKMLLDDIISDSRWDMTYLGMQIMVEGLALAAFGFISQLSTEPLLKQLLRYVMNDEARHVAFGVLSLHDYYAELTDAEMKERQEFAFEAAVRMRDRFLQQEVFERMGISPAVAAPLVQQAPERLLFQSMLFSRIVPNCRRLGLLDANDGWLRDRFVELGVIAFEHWEDPEHEAMFALAEGGGPPAA; translated from the coding sequence GTGGCGCTGTCCGAGGACCGGGGCACCGTGGGCGACGAGGTGGCCGAGCTCCAAGCCGTCATGTCGGTGACGAACACCGACGTGAGCGAGGCGCTCCACGCCGTCCGGGACAACGCCGACGCCATCTTCACCTGGGACTACGAGAAGGGCGCCCGGCCCAAGCTGGAGCGGCTCTACGAGAAGTCGAAGATCTCGATGTGGAACGCCCGCACAGACCTGGCGTGGGACACCGAGGTCGACCAGGAGCGGGTGGTCGCCGACAACAACTTCGCGGCCCAGAGCCTGCTCGGCGGCAACGTCGACGTCACCGGCACCCCGCTCGCGGCGTGGGGCGACGCGGAGTGGCTCCAGTTCGGCATCGAGAGCCAGAACTGGACGCTCTCGCAGTTCCTCCACGGCGAGCAGGGCGCCCTCGTGTGCACGGCCAAGATCGTCGAGTCGGTGCCGTGGATCGACGCCAAGTACTACGCCGCCACCCAGGTGATGGACGAGGCGCGCCACGTGGAGGTGTTCGCCCGCTACCTCGACGAGAAGCTGTCCGGGCACTACCCGATCAACGCCCACCTGAAGATGCTGCTCGACGACATCATCTCGGACAGCCGGTGGGACATGACCTATCTCGGCATGCAGATCATGGTGGAAGGCCTGGCCCTGGCCGCGTTCGGGTTCATCTCCCAGCTCAGCACCGAGCCGCTGCTCAAGCAGCTGCTGCGCTACGTCATGAACGACGAGGCCCGCCACGTGGCGTTCGGCGTGCTCAGCCTCCACGACTACTACGCGGAGCTGACTGACGCCGAGATGAAGGAGCGCCAGGAGTTCGCCTTCGAGGCGGCCGTCCGCATGCGCGACCGGTTCCTCCAGCAGGAGGTGTTCGAGCGCATGGGGATCTCGCCCGCCGTGGCCGCACCGTTGGTGCAGCAGGCCCCGGAGCGCCTGCTGTTCCAGTCGATGCTGTTCTCCCGCATCGTCCCGAACTGCCGGCGTCTGGGGCTGCTCGACGCCAACGACGGCTGGTTGCGCGACCGCTTCGTCGAGCTCGGCGTCATCGCCTTCGAGCACTGGGAGGACCCCGAGCACGAGGCCATGTTCGCCCTGGCCGAAGGCGGCGGTCCACCGGCCGCCTGA